A window of the Roseovarius sp. S88 genome harbors these coding sequences:
- a CDS encoding (2Fe-2S)-binding protein, translating to MSKIHVTTKINGDPTEFLCEPDETLLDVLRDRLGMTGSKEGCGTGDCGACSVTVNGRLVCSCLVLGAEAEGAEVATIEGMAEGDQLHPLQRHFIEHAALQCGICTPGILVAAKSLLEHNPDPTEEEARYWLAGNLCRCTGYDKIIRAVMAAGKEMREAS from the coding sequence ATGAGCAAAATTCACGTCACCACAAAGATCAACGGCGACCCGACCGAGTTCCTCTGTGAACCTGACGAGACGCTTCTGGATGTGCTGCGCGACCGGCTGGGCATGACCGGCTCGAAGGAAGGCTGCGGCACGGGCGACTGCGGGGCCTGCTCGGTCACCGTGAATGGCCGTCTGGTCTGTTCCTGCCTTGTGCTGGGGGCCGAGGCCGAGGGGGCTGAGGTGGCCACCATCGAAGGCATGGCCGAGGGCGATCAGCTTCACCCGCTGCAGCGGCACTTCATAGAACACGCCGCCCTGCAATGCGGCATCTGTACACCCGGCATTCTTGTGGCGGCCAAATCTCTGCTCGAACACAACCCCGACCCCACCGAGGAAGAGGCACGCTACTGGCTGGCGGGCAATCTCTGCCGCTGCACGGGTTATGACAAAATCATCCGCGCCGTAATGGCTGCGGGCAAGGAAATGCGGGAGGCATCGTAA
- a CDS encoding xanthine dehydrogenase family protein molybdopterin-binding subunit gives MALDSKQVLDTREFKVVGTRVLRPDGVDKVTGKARFGADITAPGMLVGLVLRSPHAHAKIKSIDTSAAEAMEGVHAVVTAADFAPIEDDDFTADILDNCMAREKALYDGHAVAAVAASSNHIAKKALKAIKVDYEVLDHVTDVDEAIKPGAPILHASGGNESVPEGSSKNIMARYEFGHGDVETGLKNADRVLERSYKTEATHQGYIEPHACLAQMGPDGQADLWCCTQGHYMVRNTCAAILGLDQGQLRVTASEIGGGFGGKTTVFLEPVALMLAKKSSRPVKMVMTRSEVLRATGPTASSSVDVRIGMTKDGLITAASAELRYQGGAYAGSPVEFGSMSAFAPYDLENVQTIGWDIVTNRPKQAAYRAPGAPMAAFAVESAIDELAKGFGLDPLEVRLKNAAREGTVASYGPTYPAIGLEATLRTAKDHPHWTAPLGENQGRGVACGFWFNFGGDTCVSLNITPDGTVTVSEGNPDIGGSRASMSMMAAEELGIPYEKVRTIVADTGSLGQNEVTDGSRVTFAVGLATIEAARAAKREMCKRAAMAWGIEPEAVEWKDGAAHPAGPNAGTHPPMSLAEIAAIASNTGGPIAGHHEANPEGAGVSFATHMVDTEVDPETGAVKILRYTVFQDAGKAVHPDYVEGQFQGGAVQGIGWALNEEYIYGEDGILQNAGFLDYRIPVASDLPMIDTVILEIPNPGHPYGVRGVGETSIVPPLAAIANSVSAASGVRMQDLPMSPPKVLKAIQDQ, from the coding sequence ATGGCACTCGACAGCAAACAAGTTCTGGATACACGGGAATTCAAGGTTGTCGGCACGCGCGTGCTGCGGCCCGATGGCGTGGATAAAGTGACCGGCAAGGCGCGGTTTGGCGCAGATATCACAGCGCCGGGCATGCTTGTGGGGCTGGTGCTGCGCTCACCGCACGCCCATGCCAAAATCAAATCGATTGACACCTCCGCCGCCGAGGCGATGGAGGGTGTGCATGCAGTGGTCACCGCCGCAGATTTCGCACCCATCGAGGATGATGATTTCACTGCAGATATCCTCGACAACTGCATGGCACGTGAGAAAGCCCTCTATGACGGGCATGCCGTCGCCGCCGTTGCGGCCAGCTCCAACCACATCGCCAAAAAGGCGCTGAAGGCGATCAAGGTCGATTACGAAGTGCTTGACCATGTGACGGACGTGGATGAGGCCATCAAACCCGGCGCACCGATCCTGCACGCGAGCGGCGGCAATGAATCCGTGCCCGAAGGCAGCAGCAAAAACATCATGGCGCGCTATGAGTTTGGCCATGGCGATGTCGAGACCGGGCTGAAGAACGCCGACCGCGTGCTGGAGCGCAGCTACAAGACCGAGGCGACGCATCAGGGCTATATCGAGCCGCACGCCTGCCTTGCGCAGATGGGTCCCGATGGGCAGGCCGATCTGTGGTGTTGCACCCAAGGGCATTACATGGTGCGCAACACCTGTGCCGCCATTCTGGGCCTCGACCAAGGCCAGCTGCGCGTCACCGCGTCTGAGATTGGCGGCGGTTTTGGCGGCAAGACAACAGTGTTCCTGGAACCTGTCGCCCTGATGCTGGCCAAGAAATCCTCGCGCCCTGTGAAAATGGTCATGACCCGGTCCGAGGTGCTTCGGGCCACAGGGCCGACCGCCTCAAGTTCGGTTGATGTCCGCATCGGCATGACCAAGGACGGTCTGATCACCGCCGCGAGCGCCGAGCTGCGCTATCAGGGTGGGGCCTATGCCGGGTCGCCTGTGGAATTCGGCTCAATGTCAGCCTTCGCACCTTATGACCTTGAAAACGTGCAGACAATCGGCTGGGACATCGTCACCAACCGGCCTAAGCAAGCCGCCTATCGTGCCCCCGGCGCGCCCATGGCGGCCTTCGCGGTGGAATCTGCCATTGACGAACTGGCCAAGGGTTTTGGTCTTGATCCGTTGGAAGTGCGTCTGAAAAACGCTGCGCGTGAAGGCACGGTGGCTTCTTATGGCCCCACCTATCCGGCGATTGGTCTGGAAGCGACTTTGCGCACGGCCAAAGACCACCCGCACTGGACTGCGCCTTTGGGTGAAAACCAAGGTCGCGGCGTCGCCTGTGGCTTCTGGTTCAACTTTGGCGGGGACACCTGTGTGTCGCTCAACATCACGCCCGATGGCACCGTGACGGTCAGCGAAGGCAACCCTGACATCGGCGGATCGCGTGCGTCGATGTCGATGATGGCCGCAGAAGAGCTGGGCATTCCTTATGAGAAGGTCCGCACGATTGTGGCCGACACCGGTAGCCTTGGTCAGAACGAAGTCACAGACGGCTCTCGCGTGACCTTTGCCGTGGGCCTGGCCACGATTGAAGCTGCACGTGCCGCCAAGCGCGAGATGTGCAAGCGCGCCGCGATGGCCTGGGGCATCGAGCCCGAGGCGGTGGAATGGAAAGACGGTGCCGCGCACCCGGCAGGCCCCAATGCGGGCACACATCCGCCCATGAGCCTCGCAGAAATTGCAGCCATTGCCTCCAACACAGGCGGGCCGATTGCGGGCCACCATGAGGCCAACCCCGAAGGCGCTGGCGTCAGCTTTGCCACCCATATGGTGGATACCGAAGTGGACCCCGAAACAGGTGCAGTGAAGATCCTGCGCTATACGGTCTTCCAGGATGCAGGCAAGGCTGTGCATCCCGACTACGTGGAAGGCCAGTTTCAGGGCGGTGCCGTGCAAGGCATCGGCTGGGCGCTGAACGAGGAATATATCTACGGCGAGGATGGCATCCTGCAGAATGCAGGTTTTCTTGATTACCGCATCCCCGTCGCCTCAGACCTGCCGATGATCGACACCGTGATTTTGGAAATCCCCAATCCGGGCCACCCTTACGGCGTGCGCGGTGTGGGCGAGACATCCATCGTGCCCCCCTTGGCCGCCATCGCCAACTCGGTGAGTGCGGCGTCTGGTGTACGGATGCAGGATTTGCCAATGTCACCCCCCAAGGTATTGAAAGCCATACAGGATCAGTGA
- a CDS encoding MoaD/ThiS family protein, whose product MVKVKIWGSLAAFAEDQREVEVEASTLRELLERLGHSYPGLKPQLERGVSVSIDGRIYNDSWFQPIKPDSEVVLLARLKGG is encoded by the coding sequence ATGGTCAAAGTGAAAATCTGGGGCTCTCTGGCCGCCTTTGCCGAGGATCAGCGCGAGGTAGAGGTTGAGGCCAGCACCTTGCGCGAGTTGCTGGAGCGGCTGGGGCATAGTTACCCCGGCCTCAAACCGCAACTGGAGCGCGGCGTGTCCGTCTCAATTGACGGGCGGATTTACAATGACAGCTGGTTCCAGCCGATCAAGCCCGATAGCGAAGTGGTGCTTCTGGCGCGGTTAAAGGGGGGATAG
- a CDS encoding PAS domain-containing protein: protein MNQKTSVTLDQERPFEFDELFFSRTDERGVIQAGNSVFQSISAYSWDEILHAPHRLIRHPDMPRGVFWLMWDTIQKGNPIGAYVKNLAKDGCYYWVFAVVTPIEGGFLSVRLKPSSTVFEAVKKQYADLRDAEVTQNVSPKESAARLTDHLAALGYDSYSAFMAQALSLEVSARDEHLGRTKDASQTCFERLAKSAEDLLYCTSNIADVFSKNKHIPLNLKIHAAQLGDIGTPIGTISDNYTMISNEIQQQMSEFVRNCHNVSQAVGKGWFLTSTAMVQRQVIDFFQYEETCEAVNQDVEMQHLRAQQQSYSEQALKGLRAISSQIELFSQSCAEMRRLSTSLKVIRVIGKIESASIDNSLNNLDHLIDDLGQFQSVLGEGLDAVDVANKHMRSDVDILIGRRAAA from the coding sequence GTGAACCAGAAAACGTCAGTCACCCTCGACCAGGAAAGACCATTCGAATTTGACGAGCTGTTCTTTTCACGCACGGACGAGCGCGGAGTCATTCAGGCCGGAAACAGCGTTTTCCAATCCATAAGCGCGTATTCCTGGGATGAAATACTTCATGCGCCACATCGTCTTATCCGCCATCCGGACATGCCGCGTGGCGTTTTCTGGCTGATGTGGGACACCATTCAAAAGGGCAACCCCATTGGCGCCTATGTTAAAAATCTTGCAAAAGATGGATGCTACTACTGGGTGTTTGCGGTTGTGACACCCATCGAAGGTGGATTTTTGTCCGTCAGGCTCAAACCAAGCAGTACGGTGTTCGAAGCCGTCAAAAAGCAATACGCAGATTTGCGGGATGCCGAAGTGACGCAGAACGTGTCGCCCAAAGAAAGTGCGGCTCGACTAACAGATCATCTCGCAGCTTTGGGATACGACAGCTACAGCGCTTTCATGGCACAGGCGCTCAGCCTGGAAGTCAGCGCGCGGGATGAACATCTGGGCCGTACGAAGGATGCGAGTCAAACTTGTTTTGAAAGACTCGCCAAATCAGCGGAAGACTTGCTTTACTGCACGAGCAACATTGCCGATGTGTTTTCAAAGAACAAACATATCCCGCTGAACCTGAAAATTCATGCTGCACAGCTTGGCGATATTGGCACACCGATTGGGACAATTTCGGACAATTACACCATGATTTCCAACGAGATTCAGCAGCAAATGTCTGAATTTGTTAGGAATTGCCACAACGTGTCACAGGCGGTTGGCAAGGGTTGGTTTTTGACCAGCACGGCCATGGTTCAGCGCCAGGTCATCGACTTTTTCCAATACGAAGAGACCTGTGAGGCCGTCAATCAAGACGTAGAGATGCAGCATCTGCGCGCACAACAGCAAAGCTATTCCGAGCAGGCGCTCAAAGGGTTGCGTGCAATATCGTCTCAAATCGAGCTGTTTTCGCAATCCTGCGCGGAAATGCGACGACTATCGACCAGTCTCAAGGTCATCCGGGTCATCGGTAAGATCGAAAGCGCATCGATCGACAATTCACTAAACAACCTCGATCACCTGATCGATGATCTGGGACAGTTTCAATCGGTTCTGGGCGAAGGGTTGGATGCCGTAGATGTTGCCAACAAGCATATGCGTAGCGACGTCGACATCTTGATTGGGCGTCGGGCAGCCGCCTGA
- a CDS encoding alpha/beta fold hydrolase, producing the protein MMWNGTAYDLTGPEDAPVVALIHGLGLNRQITWDGMLPALSQRYRVLSYDLLGHGESAVPEGEVTLTALSEQLVDLMDHLQIGQAALVGFSLGGMINRRVALDHPERVSALAILNSPHEREPEAQAMYEKAARDSAVGGPEATVDAALKRWFSEGFHAENLDVVARVRQIVVANDPANYAAHRYVLAAGVTELIRPDPPIDAPALVMTCEHDSGSTPAMSWAIAHEMPEAQVEIVAELRHLGLVERPEVFSKAVLKFLEGAV; encoded by the coding sequence ATGATGTGGAACGGCACCGCTTATGACCTGACAGGTCCCGAAGATGCGCCCGTTGTGGCGCTGATCCACGGGCTGGGTCTGAACCGTCAGATCACTTGGGACGGGATGTTGCCCGCGCTGAGCCAACGGTATCGCGTGCTGAGCTATGATCTTTTGGGGCATGGTGAGAGTGCGGTGCCCGAAGGTGAGGTCACTCTGACCGCGCTTTCCGAGCAACTCGTTGATCTGATGGATCATTTGCAAATTGGGCAGGCGGCTTTGGTGGGCTTTTCGCTCGGCGGCATGATCAACCGGCGCGTGGCGCTCGATCATCCCGAGCGCGTGTCGGCGCTGGCGATCCTGAATTCTCCGCATGAACGCGAACCGGAGGCGCAGGCGATGTACGAAAAGGCCGCACGCGACAGTGCAGTGGGCGGGCCGGAGGCCACCGTAGATGCCGCACTCAAACGTTGGTTCAGCGAGGGTTTTCACGCCGAAAATCTGGATGTCGTGGCGCGAGTGCGCCAGATCGTCGTAGCCAATGACCCGGCCAACTATGCCGCCCACCGCTATGTTCTGGCGGCCGGTGTGACGGAACTCATTCGGCCCGATCCGCCTATAGATGCACCTGCATTGGTTATGACCTGCGAACATGACAGCGGCTCAACCCCCGCCATGAGCTGGGCCATCGCGCATGAGATGCCAGAGGCCCAGGTCGAGATTGTCGCAGAGCTGCGGCATCTGGGATTGGTGGAGCGCCCGGAAGTGTTTTCTAAAGCTGTCCTGAAGTTTTTGGAGGGGGCGGTGTGA
- a CDS encoding amino acid synthesis family protein: MPDKNEVEIRRTLMVEQTTYREGWKDVAEPTKLYAALVIVKNPWFGRGHVEDMSPEIRSHGPVLGKLLTDMIMQASDGKVEGYGKASLVGMGGEQEHGQGMTHTLWFGNQYREALKAKSYMSFANTRGAAGASLIIPLMDKDDGGRRSHYQTIHVSVPDAPAEDEIIVALGASVGGHPNHRLGDRYKDLEEMGHDLDNPAGV, encoded by the coding sequence ATGCCGGATAAGAACGAAGTCGAAATCAGACGCACGCTGATGGTGGAACAGACCACCTACCGGGAAGGCTGGAAAGATGTGGCGGAACCGACCAAGCTTTATGCCGCGTTGGTGATTGTAAAGAACCCGTGGTTCGGACGCGGCCATGTGGAGGATATGAGCCCCGAGATCCGCAGTCACGGTCCGGTTTTGGGCAAGCTTCTGACTGACATGATCATGCAAGCCTCGGACGGCAAGGTCGAAGGCTATGGCAAGGCCTCGCTCGTCGGCATGGGCGGCGAACAGGAACATGGGCAGGGGATGACCCACACGCTCTGGTTCGGCAACCAGTATCGCGAGGCGCTAAAGGCCAAATCCTACATGTCCTTTGCCAATACGCGCGGGGCCGCCGGGGCATCGCTGATCATCCCGCTGATGGACAAGGATGATGGCGGGCGGCGCTCTCATTATCAGACCATTCATGTGTCGGTGCCCGATGCGCCGGCCGAGGATGAGATCATCGTGGCGCTGGGCGCGTCCGTGGGCGGACATCCCAATCACCGGCTTGGGGATCGGTATAAGGATCTCGAAGAGATGGGTCATGATCTCGATAACCCGGCGGGGGTATGA
- a CDS encoding LLM class flavin-dependent oxidoreductase: protein MKFHLAINLERMTPETDMKAVRDHTLEMVKMADAAGFEIAWAAEHHALEMTIAPNPFQILGWWGEHAKNIRLGVGVVNAAYWHPINLAGEAAMLDLLSDGRLEFGIGSGAYQREFDRMKPGLDQKDSWRYMQEMLPVVQKLWEGDYAHDGEFWQFPSATSCPKPVQSEVPVWVAARAPITFDYAVEHECNILSWPLTMPMSEVETYAKRLKDAVETAGKPFKGTWAIMRHTAVYESEQDRAGAMGAIRHVLGQFGNLMMKRGEVLNGFPEQVPLEELDGNARVDPDMLEENLMFGSPAQVVEKLKAHQAFGADAFVYYASMGADMDLQKRSLQLFIDKVMPEFAQQELAHAG, encoded by the coding sequence ATGAAATTTCATCTTGCGATCAATCTGGAACGCATGACGCCCGAAACAGACATGAAGGCGGTGCGCGATCATACGCTGGAGATGGTCAAAATGGCTGACGCTGCCGGGTTTGAGATTGCCTGGGCCGCCGAGCATCACGCGCTGGAGATGACAATTGCGCCGAACCCGTTTCAGATCCTGGGCTGGTGGGGCGAGCATGCCAAAAACATCCGTCTGGGCGTCGGAGTTGTGAACGCGGCCTACTGGCATCCCATCAACCTTGCCGGGGAAGCCGCGATGCTTGACCTGCTCAGCGACGGGCGTCTGGAATTTGGCATCGGATCAGGGGCTTATCAAAGAGAATTCGACCGGATGAAGCCTGGCCTCGATCAGAAAGACAGCTGGCGGTATATGCAGGAAATGCTGCCCGTGGTGCAAAAGCTGTGGGAGGGCGACTATGCCCATGACGGCGAGTTCTGGCAATTCCCAAGCGCCACATCCTGTCCCAAACCGGTGCAGTCGGAGGTCCCTGTTTGGGTGGCCGCGCGTGCGCCGATTACGTTCGACTACGCCGTCGAACATGAGTGCAACATTCTCAGCTGGCCGCTCACCATGCCGATGAGTGAAGTGGAAACCTATGCCAAGCGGCTCAAGGATGCGGTCGAGACGGCTGGTAAGCCGTTCAAGGGGACTTGGGCCATCATGCGCCACACTGCTGTTTATGAAAGTGAACAGGATCGGGCAGGTGCCATGGGCGCAATCCGGCATGTCTTGGGTCAGTTCGGCAACCTGATGATGAAACGTGGCGAGGTACTGAACGGTTTCCCGGAACAAGTGCCTCTGGAAGAGCTTGACGGCAACGCTCGGGTGGACCCGGATATGCTGGAAGAGAACCTGATGTTCGGCAGCCCCGCTCAGGTGGTGGAAAAACTCAAGGCGCATCAGGCCTTTGGCGCGGATGCCTTTGTCTACTACGCTTCGATGGGGGCCGACATGGACCTGCAAAAACGCAGCCTGCAGCTTTTCATCGATAAGGTGATGCCAGAATTTGCGCAACAGGAGCTGGCCCATGCCGGATAA
- a CDS encoding aromatic ring-hydroxylating oxygenase subunit alpha: MALDDALQHALQACRAPAEQAYSIPPRCYNDVEIEALEADRLFRGGWIGVGRADLVKAQGDYVALDLAGQAIILLRDTDGGLRAFANTCRHRGARLVEGQGTCRGLRCPFHSWFYGLDGRLVAAPEMDAVEGFDKADYGLKTYRAEESLGFAFICLNPDAPALDTVLAEFPAIHAPWPLENLVTTRRREMVVGCNWKAFLEVFNEYYHLPFVHADSIDDVYLPPDAPDAVQGAFATQFGPTEGTGGLLQDEQDKALPPMPGLSGRAAEGVRYTWVFPNMTFAAGRDALWVYEAYPLGPNQCRVIQTACFPRETLDRPGADEALAAYHTRLDAAIDEDIPALENQQRGLAAPDAAQGRFQPLLEANVARFAGWYAEKLLT; encoded by the coding sequence ATGGCCCTCGACGACGCCCTCCAACACGCCTTGCAAGCCTGCCGTGCCCCGGCAGAGCAGGCCTACTCCATTCCGCCGCGGTGTTACAACGACGTGGAGATTGAGGCGCTAGAGGCCGACCGGCTCTTCCGCGGGGGGTGGATCGGTGTAGGCCGCGCCGATTTGGTGAAGGCGCAGGGGGACTACGTCGCACTTGATCTGGCCGGGCAGGCGATCATTCTGTTGCGCGACACAGATGGAGGGTTGCGCGCCTTTGCCAATACCTGTCGCCATCGCGGCGCGCGGCTTGTCGAGGGGCAGGGCACCTGTCGCGGTCTGCGCTGCCCGTTTCATTCGTGGTTTTATGGGCTGGACGGACGGCTCGTCGCGGCACCTGAGATGGATGCGGTAGAGGGGTTTGACAAGGCCGATTATGGTCTCAAAACCTATCGCGCCGAAGAGTCGCTTGGCTTTGCTTTTATCTGCCTCAATCCCGACGCGCCCGCGCTCGATACGGTTCTGGCTGAGTTCCCGGCCATTCATGCGCCCTGGCCACTGGAAAACCTCGTCACCACGCGCCGCCGGGAGATGGTCGTGGGCTGCAACTGGAAGGCCTTTCTGGAGGTCTTTAACGAATATTACCACCTGCCCTTCGTGCATGCAGACTCGATTGACGATGTCTATCTGCCGCCCGATGCGCCCGACGCGGTGCAGGGGGCCTTTGCCACGCAGTTTGGCCCGACTGAGGGCACTGGCGGACTTTTGCAGGACGAACAGGACAAAGCGCTCCCACCCATGCCGGGGCTGTCGGGCCGTGCCGCAGAGGGCGTGCGCTATACGTGGGTCTTTCCCAACATGACATTCGCGGCAGGGCGTGATGCGCTTTGGGTTTATGAGGCCTATCCGCTGGGGCCAAACCAATGCCGCGTTATTCAAACTGCGTGTTTCCCACGCGAAACGCTGGATCGACCGGGCGCGGATGAGGCTCTTGCCGCCTATCACACTCGGCTCGATGCCGCGATTGATGAGGACATCCCGGCCCTGGAAAACCAACAACGCGGCCTGGCTGCGCCCGACGCAGCGCAAGGGCGGTTCCAACCACTTCTAGAGGCCAATGTCGCGCGGTTCGCCGGGTGGTATGCCGAAAAACTTTTGACCTGA
- a CDS encoding aldehyde dehydrogenase, which yields MVESYSMLIGGAWAQASDGGTFETFNPATGAVWARVPEATAEDVDRAVQVAHAACYEGPWASMTATQRGTCLRKLGDLLADRSEALGEIETRDSGKMFKETRWQAKYIAEFFYFYAGAADKIEGKTLPIDKPDMFAFTEREPLGVIAAIVPWNSQLFLTAVKIGPALAAGNTVVLKTSEHAPAVILEFGKLVAEAGIPDGVVNILTGHGDPCGKVLTSHPLVARVSFTGGPMAARHVIHNSAENFAEVSLELGGKSPFIVFEDADIESAVNASVAGIFGASGQSCVAGSRLIVHETVADQFLEKMSEIAAGIRIGDPMAEETEMGPLCTHGQLEHIEAQVKGAVSEGARLVCGGARADAASDMFFQPTILDCPSPDLTIVDTELFGPVLSVLRFKTEAEALALANQTKHGLAAGIFTRDSARSVRMARNVRAGIVWVNTYRVISPIAEFGGVKGSGYGRESGFQAVYDYTRPKTVWVNLSDAPMANPFQMR from the coding sequence ATGGTCGAGAGCTATTCCATGTTGATCGGTGGGGCGTGGGCGCAGGCCAGCGATGGCGGCACGTTTGAGACGTTCAACCCGGCCACTGGCGCTGTCTGGGCGCGTGTGCCCGAGGCCACGGCAGAGGACGTGGATCGCGCTGTGCAGGTGGCGCATGCCGCCTGCTATGAGGGGCCATGGGCGTCCATGACGGCCACCCAGCGTGGGACGTGCCTGCGCAAGCTGGGCGATTTGCTGGCGGATCGCTCAGAGGCACTGGGAGAGATCGAGACCCGCGACAGCGGCAAGATGTTCAAGGAAACCCGCTGGCAGGCCAAATATATAGCTGAATTCTTTTACTTTTACGCCGGGGCGGCGGATAAGATTGAGGGAAAGACCCTGCCCATCGACAAGCCCGACATGTTCGCCTTTACCGAACGTGAGCCCTTGGGCGTGATTGCCGCCATTGTCCCCTGGAACAGTCAGCTTTTCCTCACGGCGGTCAAAATCGGCCCGGCTCTGGCGGCTGGTAATACCGTGGTGCTCAAAACCTCGGAACATGCGCCTGCCGTAATCCTTGAGTTTGGCAAGCTCGTTGCCGAAGCGGGTATTCCCGATGGGGTGGTGAACATCCTGACCGGCCATGGCGACCCGTGCGGCAAGGTGCTGACCTCGCATCCTTTGGTGGCGCGGGTGAGTTTTACCGGTGGTCCCATGGCCGCGCGGCATGTGATCCACAACTCGGCGGAAAACTTTGCTGAGGTCAGCCTGGAACTGGGTGGGAAATCCCCGTTTATCGTTTTCGAAGACGCCGACATCGAAAGCGCGGTCAACGCTAGCGTGGCCGGTATATTCGGTGCCTCCGGGCAATCCTGCGTGGCAGGTAGTCGCCTTATCGTGCACGAGACTGTCGCAGATCAGTTCCTTGAAAAGATGTCAGAAATTGCCGCTGGTATACGCATTGGCGATCCCATGGCGGAAGAAACCGAGATGGGCCCGCTCTGCACCCATGGGCAGCTTGAGCATATCGAGGCGCAGGTCAAAGGCGCTGTGTCGGAGGGCGCGCGTCTGGTATGTGGCGGGGCGCGGGCGGATGCGGCAAGCGACATGTTCTTTCAACCAACGATTCTTGATTGCCCGTCGCCCGATCTGACCATCGTGGACACAGAGCTTTTTGGCCCGGTTCTCAGTGTGTTGCGGTTCAAAACTGAAGCAGAGGCACTGGCCTTGGCCAACCAGACCAAGCACGGCCTCGCGGCGGGGATATTCACCCGCGATTCCGCGCGCTCGGTGCGTATGGCACGCAATGTCCGGGCCGGGATTGTCTGGGTGAATACCTATCGCGTGATCTCTCCCATTGCCGAGTTCGGCGGTGTCAAAGGCTCCGGCTATGGCCGTGAGAGCGGGTTTCAGGCGGTCTACGACTACACCCGCCCCAAAACAGTCTGGGTGAACCTGTCGGACGCGCCTATGGCCAACCCGTTTCAGATGAGGTGA
- a CDS encoding LysR family transcriptional regulator yields the protein MNLAAVQTFLSIVDTGSLVRASQELNVTQSTVTARLKTLEDALGQQLLNRQKSGTTLTPAGAKFLRYARTMTGLWRQAKYETALPAGLASVCTFGCDRELWHGPGRAFFNGVVGGRDDMAVAVRQGSAAELENWLAEGMVDVILTYDQVARGSQTVHPLPPEELVLYSDRPDTPIDNDPLYIFVDHGAEYRQQHDEFYHHAGVARISFDSSWWALQHMLEHGGSAYLPRALAAPYVEQMRLHLPAEAPVFYRKKSLIVRDTAARNWTWFAPLVEALSAPVA from the coding sequence ATGAACCTTGCCGCCGTCCAAACCTTTCTGTCCATCGTCGACACCGGAAGCCTTGTGCGGGCCTCACAAGAGCTGAACGTCACGCAATCAACCGTCACAGCCCGGCTCAAGACGCTGGAAGACGCGTTGGGCCAGCAACTTCTCAATCGGCAGAAATCCGGCACGACTCTGACCCCTGCAGGCGCGAAATTCCTACGCTATGCGCGCACGATGACCGGGCTGTGGCGGCAGGCGAAATATGAGACCGCCCTGCCCGCTGGTCTGGCCTCGGTCTGCACTTTTGGCTGTGACCGAGAGCTGTGGCACGGGCCGGGACGGGCGTTTTTCAACGGCGTGGTGGGCGGGCGCGATGACATGGCGGTGGCAGTGCGTCAGGGCAGTGCGGCGGAATTGGAAAACTGGCTGGCCGAGGGGATGGTGGACGTTATCCTGACCTATGATCAGGTGGCGCGCGGGTCGCAGACGGTGCATCCGCTTCCTCCCGAAGAGCTGGTGCTTTATTCAGACCGGCCTGACACGCCAATCGACAATGATCCGCTTTACATCTTTGTCGATCACGGCGCGGAGTATCGCCAGCAGCATGATGAATTTTACCACCATGCCGGAGTGGCACGGATCAGCTTTGACAGCTCCTGGTGGGCGTTACAGCACATGCTGGAACATGGCGGGTCTGCCTATCTGCCGCGCGCTTTGGCTGCGCCCTATGTAGAGCAGATGCGTTTGCATCTACCAGCAGAGGCACCGGTGTTTTACCGCAAGAAAAGCCTGATCGTGCGGGACACGGCGGCGCGCAACTGGACATGGTTTGCACCGCTGGTAGAGGCCTTGTCCGCGCCTGTGGCCTAA